The Bradyrhizobium barranii subsp. barranii genome segment ACCGCCGCGCTGCACGTCGATCTGCGCGGTGCCGCCGAGCGGACGCGTGGCGAAACGGTAGTCGAACGCGTTGGGATCATCCACCGTCTGGCCGTCGATCCCGGTGATGAGATCGGAGGATTTCAGGCCGGCCTTGGCCGCGGGGCCGGTCGAGACCACGCTTGCGACCAGCGCGCCGGTCGGCGAACGCAGGCCGAGGCTCTCGGCGATCTCGGGCGTCACCGCCTGCAATTTTGCCCCTAACCACGGCCGCTTCACCGCCTTGCCGCCGCTCTTGGCGGAGGCGACGACGACGCGCACCATGTTGGCGGGGATCGCAAAGCCGATGCCTTGCGAGCCGCCGGAGCGCGAATAGATCGCGGTATTGATGCCGGCGAGCTTTCCGCTCATGTCGACCAGCGCGCCGCCGGAATTGCCGGGATTGATGGCCGCATCGGTCTGGATGAAGAACTGGTAGTCGGTGATGCCGACCTGGGTGCGCGCGAGCGCCGAGATGATGCCGTGGGTCACGGTCTGGCCGACGCCGAAGGGATTGCCGATCGCGAGCACTACATCGCCAACCAGCAGTTCGTCGGAGTTGGTGAAGTCCAGGGTCGGAAACTTCTCCTTGGTGTCCTTCAGGCGCAGCACGGCGAGATCGGTGCGCGGATCCTTCAGCAGGATTTCGGCCTCGAATTCCCGCTTGTCCGACAGCGATACTTTCACCTGGTCCGCGCCCTCGATGACGTGGACGTTGGTGACGACGAGGCCGGAGGCATCGACGATGACACCGGAGCCGAGCGAGCGCTGCATCTGCTCGGGCTGCTGGCCCGGCACGCCGAAGAAGCGGCGGAAGATCGGGTCGTCCAGCAGCGGATTGCGGTTCTGCACCACCTTGGCGGCGTAGACGTTGACGACGGCCGGCTGCACCCGCTGCACGATCGGCGCATAGGACAGCCGCAGCTCGGCGGGCGAGGACGGGACACGACGGTCCTGCGCGGCGGCCGGATTGAGGTGGGCTGAAAACGCTATGCACAATGCCGTGATGACGGCGGTCCGGGTCGATCGAAACATTCCTACCTCTCGGAAAAGACGCCGGAATATAGGCGCGTTCGCCCGCCAATAGAAGGGCGCCAGGGGGCATCATTCTGCCGCCTTTCCGGTGTGTCCGCCTTGCAAGTCCCGCATGCGAAATGACAATTTACCTGGGCGGTGGATTGGCATGATGCGCGTCATCCAGCATTGTGGTGGCGAGCGGATTCGGTTGCGGCGAATTGGCATCAGTGGGAACCGCGCAACCGGGCGCAGCGTCGCGGGGCAGTCATCGTTCATACCTAGGCTCTCCCGTTACGACTTGGGGAAGTTCGTCAAACGATGGAGTCATGATGTGAGCAGGACAAGACTTGCAGCCACCGCGATTGGTCTCGCCGGTGCGCTGGCGGCCTCGCAGGCCCAGGCCCAAACGGCAAGCAGCAGCGATCAGGAGATCGCACTGCTGAAGCTGCAATTGAAGATGCTGGAGCAGAAGCTCGACAAGCTCCAGAGCCAGACCGCCGCCAACACGGCGGCCACGGCGAAGGCCAAAGTCGAAGCAAAGGCAGAGGCCAAGGCCGAAGCGCGCTCGGAGGCGAAGGCGGTCGTGGCCAATGCTAACGCGGCGATCCCGCTCAAGGGACCGGCGCCCGCGTCCGGCGCCGTCGTGACGATGCCGAACAACCGGCCGACCATCTGCACCGCCGATGGGGCAAACTGCGTCGCGATCACCGGTCGCGTGCACTACGATATGGGCGGCTATGACTATCGTCCCAACACGGCGGCAACTGTGCCGCAAAAACTGGACAGCGGCGAAAACGTGCGTCGCGCGCGCATCGGTGTCGTCGGCAAATTCCTCGAAGACTGGAATTTCGCGCTGATCTACGATTTCGGCGGCTCGTCCGACGGATTTGGCGGCACGGGCGCCGCCGGCGCGACCCCTGTCGGCTTCCTGCCGGGCGGAGGCACCTCCGGCATCGAGAATGCTTGGGTGAGCTACACGGGGCTGAAGCCGTTCGGCGGCAAGATGGCAATCGAAGCCGGCATCATGGACCTTGCCTGGACCCTGGATGAATCCACGAGTTCCAACGACATTGCCTTCATGGAACGCGCCTCGGTCGGCATCATCGCGCAAAATATCGCCGCCGGCGACTTCCGTTCCGCCGCCGGTGCCCGCTGGTACAATGACGTGTTCTGGGCCGGCGCTTACGTGACCGGCCCGACCTCGGGTGCCATTCACTCGGCCTCGAGCGTGTCACCTCCCGGGACCAGCGAGCAATACGGCGCGACCGCCCGCGTTGCGGGCCAGGTCGTGAGCGGCAACGACTACTCGGTGCATCTCGGCGCCGACGCGGAATGGCTGATCCAGCCGCCGCGCAATCTGATCGCGAACACGCAAACGCTCACGCTCAGCGATCGTCCCGAGTTGCGCATCGATCCCACGACGCTGATCTCGACCGGAGCGATTGCAAATGTGTCGGGCGCGCAGGTCTATGGCGTGGAAGCCGCGGCCACCTATGGACCGCTCTGGGTCCAGGGCGAATACTACTGGTTCAACATCGATCGCGGTGCGAACACCGCGGTGGCGCCCATCGGTACGTCGAGCCTGAAATTCCAGGGCGGCTACGCACAGGCGGCCTATGTCCTGACCGGTGAATCGCGCAAGTACAATCCGAGCAACGCGGCCTATGGCGGCGTCAAGCCGAACAATCCGTTCTCGATCAACGGCGGCGGCTGGGGTGCCTGGGAGATCGCCGGTCGCTACTCGACCATAGATCTGAACGATCAGTTGGCGACCGCCGCCGGCATCGCCGGCGGGCGGCAAACCGTCTACACGCTGGCGCTCAACTGGTACGTCAACGGCAATGTGCGCTTCATGCTCGACTATCTGCATGGCACGGTGTCGAAGCAGGCCTCGGCGGTGTCGGCGGCGGACACCGGCTCGAAGTTCGATGCGGTCGCGTTGCGCACGCAGTTTGCGTTCTGATGCAATCTCTTCCGGGAGCGGCACGGTCCGCTCCCGGAGAGTTACGCTGCGCGCTTCGGCTTCTTGACCGGCTCCGCTTCGGGCGGCGGCGCGCAGGACAGCCGTTGCTGATGGCTTTCGCCCCAGGCCTTCAGGATGTCGATCACCGGCCGCAGGCTCTCGCCGAGCTCGGAGAGGCAATACTCCACGCGCGGCGGCACCTCGGCATAGACCTTGCAGATGACGAGCTTGTCCTCCTCCAGCGCGCGAAGCTGCTTTGTCAGCATGCGCTGGGTGATGCCGGGCATCCGGCGGCGCAGTTCGCCGAAGCGCTGGGTGCCGTCCTGGAGGTGGTAGAGGATCACGCCCTTCCACTTGCCGTCGATCAGGTCCAGCGTCGCCTCGACCGAGCAGCCGGGACGCCGGGTAAAATCTCGCCGCTTCATGCGTGTTTTCCCAATAGTATCCAAACAGGGACTATATCCCCGAATTTACAGTACTTGCCAAATCGGGGCTAGCGGGACAGTTAGCGGGCCAGGCGCAGATCACAAGCTACGCGCCATTTGATGGAGACAAGCCATGAAGGCCGTCGGCTACAAAAAATCGCTTCCGATCGAGGATCAGGACGCGCTGATCGATTTCGAGACCGCAAAGCCCGAGCCCAAGGGGCGCGATATCCGCGTCGCCGTGAAGGCCATCTCGGCCAACCCGGTTGATTACAAGGTACGCAAGCGTGCCGCCCCGCCCGCGGGCGAGACGAAGATTCTTGGCTATGACGCGGCCGGCGTCGTCGATGCCGTGGGTCCGGACGTCACACTGTTCAAGCCGGGCGACGAGGTGTTTTACGCCGGCTCGATCCTGCGCCAGGGCACCAATTCCGAATTCCACCTGGTCGACGAGCGCATCGTCGGCGTCAAGCCGAAGTCGCTCTCGTTCGCGCAGGCCGCAGCCCTCCCCCTCACCTCCATCACCGCCTGGGAATTGCTGTTCGACCGGCTCGGCGCGGTGCCCGGCAAGAGCGTCGATCCACGCACGCTGCTGATCACGGGCGGCGCCGGCGGCGTCGGCTCGATCCTGATCCAGCTTGCGCGCCGCCTCACGGGCCTCACGGTGCTCGCGACGGCGACGCGGCCGGAATCGCAAAAATGGTGCCTCGATCTCGGCGCGCATGCGGTGATCGACCACGGCAAGCCGATGAAGGAGCAGATCGAGAGCTTGAGGCTGCCGCCGGTCGCGCTGGTGGCGAGCCTTACCTTCACCGACCAGCACTACAAGGCGATCGCCGAGTTCATGGCGCCGCAGGGCCGGTTCGGCCTGATCGACGATCCCCCGGAGTTCGCCGTGAGCACCTTCAAGGGCAAGGCGATCTCAGTACACTGGGAATCGATGTTCACGCGCTCCTCTTTCCAGACGCCCGACATGATCGCGCAGCATCATCTGCTCAACGACGTCTCCGACCTCATCGACAAGGGCGTGCTGCGCACCACGCTCGACCAGACCTTTGGCACGATCAACGCGGCCAACCTCAAGCGCGCGCATGCGCTGCTCGAAAGCGGCAAGTCGCGCGGGAAGATCGTGCTCGAGGGGTGGTAGGTGCTTACGGCTTCGTAGGGTGGGCAAAGGCGCACTTGCGCCGTGCCCACCATCTCGCAACGGGTGCGACAAAAGTGGTGGGCACGCTTCCGCCTTCGCTCTTCGAGCTACGGCGGACAAGTCGCTTTGCCCACCCTACGGTGCCACGCTTCCGGTGCCACGCCTTCGCGTAGTCTCAGGCGATCGTGTTAACGATGCCGCCTTCCGCGCGCAGCGCCGCACCGTTGGTCGCGGACGCTTCCTTCGACGCGACATAGACCACCATGTTGGCGATTTCGTCGACGCTGGCGAAGCGCTGGATCAGCGAGCTCGGGCGGTGCTGCTTGACGAAATTGGCCGCGGCCTCATCGACCGACTGGCCATTCTGCTTGGCGAGATCCTTCACGAAGGTCTCGACGCCCTCCGACATGGTCGGACCCGGCAGCACGGAATTGACGGTGACGCCGGTGCCGCGGGTGAGCTGCGCGAGGCCGCGGGCGACCGAGAGCTGGGCCGTCTTGCTCATGCCGTAATGGATCATCTCGACGGGAATGTTGAGCCCGGACTCCGATGAGATGAAGACGATGCGGCCCCAGTTGCGCTTGAGCATGCCCTTCATATAGGCGCGCGACAGCCGCACGCCGCTCATCACGTTGACCTCGAAGCCCCGTGGGTCGGTCAAAATCCCCCGGGTATGGTCA includes the following:
- a CDS encoding winged helix-turn-helix transcriptional regulator, with the protein product MKRRDFTRRPGCSVEATLDLIDGKWKGVILYHLQDGTQRFGELRRRMPGITQRMLTKQLRALEEDKLVICKVYAEVPPRVEYCLSELGESLRPVIDILKAWGESHQQRLSCAPPPEAEPVKKPKRAA
- a CDS encoding DegQ family serine endoprotease produces the protein MFRSTRTAVITALCIAFSAHLNPAAAQDRRVPSSPAELRLSYAPIVQRVQPAVVNVYAAKVVQNRNPLLDDPIFRRFFGVPGQQPEQMQRSLGSGVIVDASGLVVTNVHVIEGADQVKVSLSDKREFEAEILLKDPRTDLAVLRLKDTKEKFPTLDFTNSDELLVGDVVLAIGNPFGVGQTVTHGIISALARTQVGITDYQFFIQTDAAINPGNSGGALVDMSGKLAGINTAIYSRSGGSQGIGFAIPANMVRVVVASAKSGGKAVKRPWLGAKLQAVTPEIAESLGLRSPTGALVASVVSTGPAAKAGLKSSDLITGIDGQTVDDPNAFDYRFATRPLGGTAQIDVQRGGKPLKVTISLETAPDSGRNELVVTARSPFQGAKVSSITPAVADELHLDADTEGVVITDLGGDSAAASVGFQKGDIILAVNNQKISKTGDLEKAAGERPRIWRITLVRGGQQINVTLGG
- a CDS encoding OprO/OprP family phosphate-selective porin → MSRTRLAATAIGLAGALAASQAQAQTASSSDQEIALLKLQLKMLEQKLDKLQSQTAANTAATAKAKVEAKAEAKAEARSEAKAVVANANAAIPLKGPAPASGAVVTMPNNRPTICTADGANCVAITGRVHYDMGGYDYRPNTAATVPQKLDSGENVRRARIGVVGKFLEDWNFALIYDFGGSSDGFGGTGAAGATPVGFLPGGGTSGIENAWVSYTGLKPFGGKMAIEAGIMDLAWTLDESTSSNDIAFMERASVGIIAQNIAAGDFRSAAGARWYNDVFWAGAYVTGPTSGAIHSASSVSPPGTSEQYGATARVAGQVVSGNDYSVHLGADAEWLIQPPRNLIANTQTLTLSDRPELRIDPTTLISTGAIANVSGAQVYGVEAAATYGPLWVQGEYYWFNIDRGANTAVAPIGTSSLKFQGGYAQAAYVLTGESRKYNPSNAAYGGVKPNNPFSINGGGWGAWEIAGRYSTIDLNDQLATAAGIAGGRQTVYTLALNWYVNGNVRFMLDYLHGTVSKQASAVSAADTGSKFDAVALRTQFAF
- a CDS encoding zinc-binding alcohol dehydrogenase family protein; the protein is MKAVGYKKSLPIEDQDALIDFETAKPEPKGRDIRVAVKAISANPVDYKVRKRAAPPAGETKILGYDAAGVVDAVGPDVTLFKPGDEVFYAGSILRQGTNSEFHLVDERIVGVKPKSLSFAQAAALPLTSITAWELLFDRLGAVPGKSVDPRTLLITGGAGGVGSILIQLARRLTGLTVLATATRPESQKWCLDLGAHAVIDHGKPMKEQIESLRLPPVALVASLTFTDQHYKAIAEFMAPQGRFGLIDDPPEFAVSTFKGKAISVHWESMFTRSSFQTPDMIAQHHLLNDVSDLIDKGVLRTTLDQTFGTINAANLKRAHALLESGKSRGKIVLEGW